CGGTGGTGTAGCCGCCGGCGAAGGGGGAATTGCGGGCCGTGCGATAACCCGCCTCGGCCAGTATCTTTTCCACGGCGCCGGTCAGGGCCGGGCTGCAGGCGGCGCCGAACCGATCCCCCAGTACGAAGTCCACCCCCGGCGCGGCTGTCGCGGGCATGGAGTGCCAGTCGATCAGGACCGCAAAGCCATGGGCCCTCCGGGCGCGCGCCAGCAGGCGGGACAGGGCGTCGTGATAGGGCTGGTGGACCCGGGCGATCCGCCCCAGGCCCTCGGCCAGGCTCAGCCGCCGGTCGTAGATCTCCGCCCCGCCCGAGGCGACCCGGGCCACCACGCCCAGCCCAGCGGCCACCCGGGGCGACAGGGTGCGGGCGTCGGCGGGAAGCGCCTCGCTGAACAGGCGAGGATCCAGTTCGGCCGGATCGCGGTTCACGTCCAGGTAGGCCCGGGCGGTCAGGGCCCGGATCAGCGGCGCCCCGAGGACCGGCCCCTCGCCCACCAGGTCGTCCACCCGGGCGTCCTCGGTGCGGCGGATGCACAGAGGGTCGAGGGCCGGGTTCATGTCGTCGGGATAGAGTCGGCCCGAATGGGGCGACGCGAAGACCAGGGGCGTCGCCGGCGGTTCCGCCTCCCCGTCCGGCCAGCGGATGTCGAAGGCTGTGGACATCTGCGGATTCGCGGCGGACAGGCTCATGGCGGCATATGAGCCCCTCTTGCCTGCGCCGGTCAAACCGGCTTGAGGTGGTGTCCCCGGCGGCTGACCCAGGACCCTCCATGCCCCGAATCCTCTTCGCCGAAGACGACGACTCCCTGCGGGGCTTCCTCGCCCGCGCCCTCGAGCGCGCCGGGCACGAGGTCGAGGCCTGCGCCGACGGTGAGGAAGCGGCCGAGCATATCGACCGGGACTGGGACCTCCTGCTCACCGACATCGTCATGCCGGGCATGGACGGGATCGAGCTGGCCCGCCTGGCCGCCGAGCGCCATCCGGGCCTGCGCATCATGTTCATCACCGGCTTCGCCGCCGTGGCCCTCAAGGCCGAGGAGACCGCTCCGCCCGGCGCCCGGGTGCTGGCCAAGCCGGTCCACCTGCGCGAGCTCGTGGTGGAGGTGGAGCGCATGCTGGCCGCCTGAGCCGTGGCGATCGCGGTCTTTGGCCGCTTGCGCAGGGCCCGCCCCGCCGGTATATCCCCGCCTCCGCTTCCCGACCGGGAAGCCGACCCCGGACGTGTAGCTCAGCGGTAGAGCACCTCGTTGACATCGAGGGGGTCACAGGTTCGATCCCTGTCACGTCCACCATTTTTCCCGATTGCATCCGCTAGGGGCGCGCGCCCTCACCACCACTTCCGGTCCGCGAACAGGGCCTCGAAGTTGCGGTGGTAGAAGTTTTCCCGAAGCGGCTCGCCTGTCCCCGCCAGGGTCCGCTCGTAGCGGCCGATGGGATCGTCCGTGCCCTCGTGGTGCGGGTAGTCCGAGGCGAACATCAGCATGTCCGCCGCGCCGCTCGACAGGAGCCAGCCGATGTCCTCGCCGGCGAAGGGCGTGACCTTGACCTGGCGCTGCATGTACTCGGACGGCAGGAGGGTCAGGGCGGAGAAGTCCTGCCGGCGCCGGAAGGCGCGGAAGGACTGGTCCAGGTGCTTCAGGAAGGAGACCACCCAGGAGGCGCCCAGCTCGACCACGGCGACGCGCAGGCGGGGGAAGCGCTCGAGCACGCCGTCGAAGATCATGGCCGCCAGGAAGACCTGGGCCTCGAAGGGCATGCCCATGTAACTGACGGCGTCGGCGGGGGCGTCGCCATTGCGGTGGACCGGCGTCTCGCGGCCATTGTTGAAGACCGCCCTGGGCACGGGCTCGTAGGGCGCGCCGCGGGCCCCGATGTGCAGGGTGACGGCCAGGCCCAGGTCCTGGAGCCGCGCCCAGACCGGATCGTAGGCCGGATGGCTGAAGCCCATCCCGTCCGGGGGCGGCAGGGTGTCGACCAGCACCGCGGGCAGGCCGAGGGCGGCGATGGTCTCGACCTGGGCGAGGGCGGAGTCCGGGCCGTCGGCCAGGCGGAGATAGCCGACCCCGCCCATGCGCCGGTCTTCCGCGCAGAAGTCGGCGAGGCCCCGGTTCAGGGCCCGGATTCCGCCGGCCAGGACCTCGGGATCGCTCGCGGCGATCACCTGGTTGAAGGCCTCTGTCGGGAAGACGAGGTAGGCGCCAAAGCCCATCAGGTCGTTGGCTCGGCGGCGCTCGGCGGCGTCAAAGGCGCCCAGGCCATGCCAGCCCTTGAACTTCATGGACATGAATTCGGCCTCGGCCTCGGCCCGCAGGGTCGCATCGCCTCGGCGCGCCTCGGCGCGGGCGACCGCATCGGCGGCCAGGGCCCGGACCCGGGCGTCCTTGCCGGCGAAGGGGACGAGGCGGGGACGGATGTCGGGATCGGCGAAGGCCGGGAGCCAGTCCGCGTGCTCCATCATGTGGGTGTCGGCGTCGAGGATGAGCGGCCTGTGGGCGTAGGGCATGGGGTTTCCTCCAGCCTGGTCGCCTTCGACGGCGCCTGGGCGGCCATAGTGTTCCCCGAAATCCTGCGGCTTGAAAAGCCGGCGCTCAGGATTTCCGGGCGAGGGCCGCCACCGCCTCGGCCGCCCGGTCGAGTTCCGGGCCGGTGACGGCGGCGAGGTCGATGCGGCCCGCCTCCGGCCGTTGGTGCTGGCGCGAGGACCGCCGGTAGGCGGGGTCGTAGTGGGTCTCGACGAGGCCGAGGGCCACGGGCTCCAGGTCGCCGGCCTCGAGCAGGGCGCGCCATTCGGACAGGCGCCTGGCGCCGGGCTTGCTGGGCAGGCGGGAGAGCAGGGCCATCAGGGCCTCCACGTCCCCGGCGGTCTCGGCATAGACCCCGGCAAGGTAGGCGGCGCGGGCCTCGGGCGGGGCCTCCAGCCGGATCGAGGGGGCTCCGGTCATGGCGGTCCAGACGGCGGGGGCACCATGCGCTCGCCCACCTTGCTGGATTCCGCCTCGATCACCACGGGCCGGGACGGGTCGAGGGCCTCCAGGACGCCGAGGAGCCGGCTCTCGAACATCTTCTGGGCGGGCTGGGGCTGGCCCGGCAGGGCGCCCAGCAGGGAGCCCCGGTGTTCGGCCAGGCCTTCCAGGTCCAGCACCTGGACGCCCAGGGCCGGCAGGCGCCTCAGCACCTCGGTCTTGCCCGAGCCCGTGGGGCCGTCGAGCACCAGGGCGCTGAAGCCGGGTGGGGAATCGTAGAGCCGGGCCGTCACCTCCCGGCGATAGGTGCGGTAGCCGCCGGCCAGCACGCCGACCCGCCAGCCGACCTGTGACAGGATGTGGGCCATGGCGCCCGAACGCATGCCGCCCCGCCAGCAGTAGACCAGGGGCCGGAAACCGCCTGGCTGGTCGGCCAGGGCGCCGAGCAGGTGGGCGGAGATGTTGCGGGCGACGTAGGCGCCGCCGACCTTGCGCGCCAGGAAGCGCGACTTCTGGACATAGAGGGTCCCGACCTCCGCCCGCTCGGCGTTGTCGAGGACCGGCAGGTTCACCGCGCCCGGCACGTGGTCCTTGGCGAACTCGCCGGGGCTGCGCACGTCGATCACCATGTCGAAGCTCGCCCGTGTGGCGGCGTCGGCGGAGGCGACGGTCTCGGGTCCGCTCATCGGGCGGGCCTCGTCCGGCGCGAGGGGAAATGACGGTCGCAGGTCATGGGCCGCTGGTATACACCCGCCCCGGGACAGTCTGAACAGGAGGCTCGGGGCATGGCGGAATCCGCGACAGGGGCGCAGGGGCCGGTGCGCCTGACCAGCCTGGCCCATGGCGGCGGCTGCGGGTGCAAGATCGCGCCTGGCGTCCTGCAGCAGATCCTGGCCGGCGCCCCGGCCTCGGCGCCCTTCGCCAGCCTGATGGTGGGGACCGAGACCTCGGACGACGCGGCGGTCTGGCGGCTGAACGACGAACAGGCCCTGATCGCCACCACCGACTTCTTCATGCCCATGGTCGATGATCCCCGGGACTTCGGCCGGATCGCCGCCGCCAACGCCCTGTCCGACGTCTACGCCATGGGCGGCAGGCCCATCCTGGCCCTGGCGATCGTGGGCATGCCCATCAACGCCCTGCCGGTGGAGACCATCCGCGGGATCCTGGCCGGAGGGTCCGAGATCTGCGCCGAGGCGGGGATTCCCATCGCCGGCGGCCACTCCATCGACAGCGTCGAGCCCATCTATGGCCTGGTGGCCCTGGGCCTGGTCCACCCCGACCGGGTCATGACCAACCGCGCCGCCCGGGCGGGGGACGAACTGATCCTCGGCAAGGCCCTGGGGGTGGGCGTGCTGTCGGCGGCCTTCAAGCAGGGCCGGCTGGACGCGGAAGGCTACGCCGCCCTGGTGAGCTCGACCACCCGGCTCAACACCCCGGGGCCGGACCTGGCGGCCCTGGACGGGGTCCACGCCATGACCGACGTCACCGGCTTCGGCCTGCTCGGGCATGGGCTGGAGATGGCCCGGGGCGCGGGCCTCACCCTCCGGATCGATCCCCTGGCGCCCCACCTCCTGCCCGGCGCGGAAGCCCTGGCGCGGGACGGCGTGCGGACGGGCGCCAGCGTGCGGAACTGGGACAGCTACGGCGCGGACGTGGGGGGCGCGGAGGCCCTGGAGCCCTGGCGGCGGGACCTGCTGAGCGATCCCCAGACCAGCGGCGGCCTGCTGGTCGCCGTCGCGCCGGAGGCGGCTGCGGGGGTCCTGTCGCATCTGCGGTCGGCGGGTTTCGAAGCCGCGCGGGTGGGCAGGTTCGCCGAAGGGCCTGGACGGATCGTGCTGGCGCCGGGCGCCTGAGGCCTCAGCCGAGGTCGAGGACCTCGGCGATCCGGGGATCTGCGAGCACCTCCGCTGGCGCCCCGCACATCAGGATGCGCCCGGCCTCCATCACCACCAGCCGGTCCGCGAGACCGACCGCCTCTTCCAGGTCGTGGGTGACCAGCAGGACGGGCGGCCCCCCTGCGCTGCGCAGGGCGGCCAGCTCGTCGCGGACCTTCCGTCGGGTGCGGCGGTCCACCGCCGACAGGGGCTCGTCGAGGAGCAGGAGCGAGGGCCGGCGCGCCAGGGCCCGGGCGAGGGCCACCCTCTGCTGTTGCCCGCCCGAGAGGTTCGATGGCTTGCGGTCCTCGAGCCCGGGGAGGTCCAGGGCGGTCATCAGGCGCAGGGCCGCTGCGCGCCTTTCGTCCCGGGGCAGGTCGCCCATGGCCATCTCGACATTCCCCATGGCGGTCAGGTGCGGCAGCAGGGCGTAGGACTGGAAGACCAGGCCCGTGCGTCGCCTGTGCGGTGGGACGAAGATCCCGGCGGCGGTGTCCAGCCAGGTCTCGCCGGCGCAGATGATGCGCCCTTCGGCGGGCCGGACCAGGCCGGCGAGGATGCGCAGGAGGGTGGTCTTGCCGGCGCCGGAGGGCCCGGTGAGGGCCAGGACCTCGCCGGGCGCCAGCTCCAGGTCCGCCGCCACCCCGATGGGGCCGCCGCGACGGATCGACAGGCTGAGGGCGGTTTCACCGGTCATGGCGCGCCAGCCGGGAGCCGAGGGCCTGGACCGCGATGATCGCCGCCACGGAAACGGCGACGAGGGCCGCGGCCAGGACGCCTGCGCCCGCATCGTCGAAGGCCTGGACCTTGTCGTAGATGGCCAGGGCCGCCGTGCGGGTCTCGCCGGGGATGGACCCGCCGATCATCAGGACGACCCCGAACTCGCCCATGGTGTGGGCGAAGGTGAGTATGAAGCCGGTCAGGACGCCGGGCCAGGCCAGGGGCGCCTCGACGGTCCAGAAGGTGCGCCAGGGCCCCAGGCCGCTGACCCAGGCCGCCTCGCGCAGCTCGGGCCGGATCGCCTCGAAGGCCCGCAGGGCCGGCTGGACGGCGAAGGGCAGGTTGGCGACCAGGGAGGCGGCCACCAGTCCCTCGAAGCTGAAGACCAGGCCCTGGCCGAAGACGGAGGACCAGAGGCGGCCCAGGGGGGAGGCCTCGCCCAGGGCGGACAGCAGGTAGAAGCCCAGGACGGTGGGGGGCAGGACCAGGGGCAGGGCGATGAGCCCCTCCAGCACCGCCCGGCCCCGCCGGACCTGGAAGGCCAGGGCCCGGGCGATGAGGACGCCCATGGGCGTCAGGAGGCAGGCCGTCCAGAGGCTCAGCTTGAAGGACAGGGCGAAGGCGACGGCGTCCATGG
The sequence above is a segment of the Phenylobacterium parvum genome. Coding sequences within it:
- a CDS encoding N-formylglutamate amidohydrolase — protein: MSTAFDIRWPDGEAEPPATPLVFASPHSGRLYPDDMNPALDPLCIRRTEDARVDDLVGEGPVLGAPLIRALTARAYLDVNRDPAELDPRLFSEALPADARTLSPRVAAGLGVVARVASGGAEIYDRRLSLAEGLGRIARVHQPYHDALSRLLARARRAHGFAVLIDWHSMPATAAPGVDFVLGDRFGAACSPALTGAVEKILAEAGYRTARNSPFAGGYTTEHYGRPHHRTHALQVEINRGLYLDEARLETTADFERLRGDLGGIIARLVAADWRRLLAH
- the cpdR gene encoding cell cycle two-component system response regulator CpdR, which translates into the protein MPRILFAEDDDSLRGFLARALERAGHEVEACADGEEAAEHIDRDWDLLLTDIVMPGMDGIELARLAAERHPGLRIMFITGFAAVALKAEETAPPGARVLAKPVHLRELVVEVERMLAA
- a CDS encoding amidohydrolase family protein; translated protein: MPYAHRPLILDADTHMMEHADWLPAFADPDIRPRLVPFAGKDARVRALAADAVARAEARRGDATLRAEAEAEFMSMKFKGWHGLGAFDAAERRRANDLMGFGAYLVFPTEAFNQVIAASDPEVLAGGIRALNRGLADFCAEDRRMGGVGYLRLADGPDSALAQVETIAALGLPAVLVDTLPPPDGMGFSHPAYDPVWARLQDLGLAVTLHIGARGAPYEPVPRAVFNNGRETPVHRNGDAPADAVSYMGMPFEAQVFLAAMIFDGVLERFPRLRVAVVELGASWVVSFLKHLDQSFRAFRRRQDFSALTLLPSEYMQRQVKVTPFAGEDIGWLLSSGAADMLMFASDYPHHEGTDDPIGRYERTLAGTGEPLRENFYHRNFEALFADRKWW
- the mnmH gene encoding tRNA 2-selenouridine(34) synthase MnmH, with product MSGPETVASADAATRASFDMVIDVRSPGEFAKDHVPGAVNLPVLDNAERAEVGTLYVQKSRFLARKVGGAYVARNISAHLLGALADQPGGFRPLVYCWRGGMRSGAMAHILSQVGWRVGVLAGGYRTYRREVTARLYDSPPGFSALVLDGPTGSGKTEVLRRLPALGVQVLDLEGLAEHRGSLLGALPGQPQPAQKMFESRLLGVLEALDPSRPVVIEAESSKVGERMVPPPSGPP
- the selD gene encoding selenide, water dikinase SelD is translated as MAESATGAQGPVRLTSLAHGGGCGCKIAPGVLQQILAGAPASAPFASLMVGTETSDDAAVWRLNDEQALIATTDFFMPMVDDPRDFGRIAAANALSDVYAMGGRPILALAIVGMPINALPVETIRGILAGGSEICAEAGIPIAGGHSIDSVEPIYGLVALGLVHPDRVMTNRAARAGDELILGKALGVGVLSAAFKQGRLDAEGYAALVSSTTRLNTPGPDLAALDGVHAMTDVTGFGLLGHGLEMARGAGLTLRIDPLAPHLLPGAEALARDGVRTGASVRNWDSYGADVGGAEALEPWRRDLLSDPQTSGGLLVAVAPEAAAGVLSHLRSAGFEAARVGRFAEGPGRIVLAPGA
- a CDS encoding ABC transporter ATP-binding protein, translating into MTGETALSLSIRRGGPIGVAADLELAPGEVLALTGPSGAGKTTLLRILAGLVRPAEGRIICAGETWLDTAAGIFVPPHRRRTGLVFQSYALLPHLTAMGNVEMAMGDLPRDERRAAALRLMTALDLPGLEDRKPSNLSGGQQQRVALARALARRPSLLLLDEPLSAVDRRTRRKVRDELAALRSAGGPPVLLVTHDLEEAVGLADRLVVMEAGRILMCGAPAEVLADPRIAEVLDLG
- the modB gene encoding molybdate ABC transporter permease subunit gives rise to the protein MDAVAFALSFKLSLWTACLLTPMGVLIARALAFQVRRGRAVLEGLIALPLVLPPTVLGFYLLSALGEASPLGRLWSSVFGQGLVFSFEGLVAASLVANLPFAVQPALRAFEAIRPELREAAWVSGLGPWRTFWTVEAPLAWPGVLTGFILTFAHTMGEFGVVLMIGGSIPGETRTAALAIYDKVQAFDDAGAGVLAAALVAVSVAAIIAVQALGSRLARHDR